In one Myxocyprinus asiaticus isolate MX2 ecotype Aquarium Trade chromosome 29, UBuf_Myxa_2, whole genome shotgun sequence genomic region, the following are encoded:
- the LOC127419970 gene encoding MRG/MORF4L-binding protein-like isoform X1 has protein sequence MGEEETVPSEQKQAETGICTPDESVVWSQEVEVCLFHAMLGHKPVGVNRHFHMICIRDKFSQNIGRQVPSKVIWDHLSTMYDMQALHESEILPFPNSEKNFALLEEIIQDVKEGKVESEDDMKEEFKLESDPPATHEEGSNSSMKSSRHEKERERTERGVSGETGSGSKESAGEKRKRNRAVEKVMISSNPASPGGAKRRRT, from the exons ATGGGGGAAGAAGAGACGGTGCCATCGGAACAGAAACAAGCAGAAACCGGCATCTGTACACCCGATGAATCAGTAGTATGGAGTCAAGAAGTAGAAGTGTGTCTTTTCCACGCCATGCTGGGTCACAAACCTGTAG GAGTGAATCGTCATTTCCACATGATCTGTATTCGTGATAAGTTCAGTCAGAACATCGGTAGACAGGTGCCATCTAAAGTCATCTGGGATCATCTCAGCACCATGTATGACATGCAAGCGCTG CACGAATCAGAAATACTCCCCTTTCCAAACTCAGAAAAGAACTTTGCGCTGCTTGAAGAGATCATACAAGACGTCAAAGAAG GTAAAGTGGAATCTGAGGATGACATGAAAGAGGAATTCAAATTAGAGAGTGACCCTCCTGCTACCCATGAAGAAG GCAGCAATTCCTCCATGAAAAGCAGCAGgcacgagaaagagagagagcggaCCGAGAGGGGGGTATCAGGTGAGACGGGCAGCGGGTCCAAAGAATCGGCCGGAGAAAAGAGGAAGAGGAACCGAGCCGTGGAGAAAGTGATGATCTCCAGCAATCCCGCCAGCCCTGGAGGAGCCAAGCGCCGCAGGACGTAG
- the LOC127419970 gene encoding MRG/MORF4L-binding protein-like isoform X2, with translation MGEEETVPSEQKQAETGICTPDESVVWSQEVEVCLFHAMLGHKPVGVNRHFHMICIRDKFSQNIGRQVPSKVIWDHLSTMYDMQALHESEILPFPNSEKNFALLEEIIQDVKEGKVESEDDMKEEFKLESDPPATHEEGLGPSTAGQDFARACGGYLKHGMCRICFNRFVQQHQLMRSITDKYTNFSKCTMSKVEDRQHMV, from the exons ATGGGGGAAGAAGAGACGGTGCCATCGGAACAGAAACAAGCAGAAACCGGCATCTGTACACCCGATGAATCAGTAGTATGGAGTCAAGAAGTAGAAGTGTGTCTTTTCCACGCCATGCTGGGTCACAAACCTGTAG GAGTGAATCGTCATTTCCACATGATCTGTATTCGTGATAAGTTCAGTCAGAACATCGGTAGACAGGTGCCATCTAAAGTCATCTGGGATCATCTCAGCACCATGTATGACATGCAAGCGCTG CACGAATCAGAAATACTCCCCTTTCCAAACTCAGAAAAGAACTTTGCGCTGCTTGAAGAGATCATACAAGACGTCAAAGAAG GTAAAGTGGAATCTGAGGATGACATGAAAGAGGAATTCAAATTAGAGAGTGACCCTCCTGCTACCCATGAAGAAG GTCTGGGTCCCAGTACAGCTGGCCAGGATTTTGCAAG AGCATGTGGGGGGTATCTGAAGCATGGCATGTGTAGGATTTGTTTCAACAGGTTTGTTCAACAACATCAACTAATGAGATCCATTACAGACAAGTACACCAATTTTTCAAAATGTACCATGAGCAAGGTTGAAGACAGACAACACATGGTTTGA